CACCCTCTTTACCCCCCTCCTTAAAACCCTGGAGAAAATGTCTTTTGTGGTTCAGAAAAACTATCCAAAGTCCAAATGTTCATTAGCCTTCATCCTCATCAGCATCGGAAAGTAAAGTTTGGTAACACAAAGCTTCGGACGTGGTAGATCTTGCTTGCTGGAGCAGTTACTGTTCTCCCGATAGCACAGATCTCCTTTTCAACCGGTGAAATATGAGAAATAGGACATATCGAAAGTTTCGTTGCTGAAACTTTGAGAAAGAAAGGGATGAAGATGACCGTAGACAATGTGGAAAAAGATTTTTCCTCGTTGAACATATTAACGAAGTTGAGGCCGGACATCATAAAAATCGACATAAATCTCATCAGAGATATTCATAAACAGAGATATTCATAAAGATTGGTTGAAGTGCCGCATGGTTGAGGTTCTTCGCTGCAAACAGCTCCGGTATACAGGTGATAGCAGAAGGTGTGGAGACGATCGAGGAGTACAGGGTCCTTCCCTTATGATCCACCCTCAAAAATGGGATGATGATTTTGGATTTTGTTTCTGCAAATGTTACAATAAGTAACGATATGGTGTATCACGCATAATCGAAAGGAAGGGGAGAAGGATGTCGGAAAAGAGTCTCTATGAAATGGCAGTTGAGCAGTTCAACCGTGCTGCAAAGCTCATGGGCCTGGAGCCGGACCTTGCAGAGGTTCTGAGAAGGCCAAAGCGTGTTTTGATCGTCGAGTTTCCGGTGCGAATGGACGATGGTCACATCGAAGTCTTCACCGGATACCGTGTGCAGCACAACATTGCAAGGGGTCCAGCGAAGGGCGGTATCAGATATCACCCCGACACCAACCTGGACGAAGTCAAAGCCTTAGCGTTCTGGATGACTTGGAAGACGGCCGTGATGAACCTGCCATTCGGTGGTGGAAAGGGTGGAGTCAGAGTAGACCCAAAGAAGCTCTCAAGAAACGAACTCGAGAGACTTTCGAGAAGGTACTTTTCTGAGATTCAGATAATCATAGGCCCACACAACGACATTCCCGCACCGGACGTGAACACGAACGCGGACGTAATGGCCTGGTACATGGACACCTACAGTATGAACGTCGGTTACACTGCCCTTGGAGTGGTCACGGGAAAACCTGTGGATCTGGGAGGTTCAAAGGGTCGTGAGGAGGCAACAGGGCGTGGGGTGAAGGTGTGCACCGGGCTGGCAATGGACGCCATGGGAATAGATCCAAAGAAAGCAACGGTTGCCGTTCAGGGTTTTGGAAATGTGGGACGATTTGCAGCCCTCTTGATCGCACAGGAACTTGGATCGAAAGTTGTTGCAGTGAGTGACAGTAAAGGTGGTGTGTACAACCCAGAAGGACTCGACGTGGAGGAGCTGATCGAATATAAACTCGAGGAGGGAACAGTTGCCACCTATCCCAAAGGTGAAAGGATCTCCAACGAAGAACTTCTGGAGCTGGATGTCGATGTTCTTGTTCCGGCGGCGTTGGAAAGCGCCATTCACGAAGGAAACGCAGAAAAGATAAAGGCGAAGATCGTGGTGGAAGGAGCCAACGGTCCCACAACCGTTGAAGCCGATGAAATACTGGAAGAAAAAGGAGTCCTTGTGGTCCCAGATATCCTCGCGAATGCTGGCGGTGTCACCGCTTCCTACTTCGAATGGGTTCAGGACCTTCAGGAGTTCTTCTGGGATCTTGATCAGATAAGAAACGCACTCGAAAAGATGATGAAGGAAGCTTTTAGTGACGTCATGAGAACAAAGAACAAGTACAACACCGATATGAGGACAGCAGCATACATACTCGCTATAGACAGGGTGGCCTACGCCACAAAGAAGAGAGGGATCTACCCGTGAAAAAATCCCCACCGCTCGGTGAGGCCTGCTTCAGACTTCAATCCAAGGGTACTCTTTCTTTACAAGCTCATCCGCCGCCTGAAAGAGTGCCACCCCTGCTTCAGTCAGGGCGTTCTCACTTATGAATCTGGATATCCTGGCGAGGCTCACTGTATCATCGAAGGTCTCTGGATCAACTCTGAGCTCTTTTTCCACTGCTTTCCAGCTTTCCGGATTTATCCTGATCCTCTTTTCTCTCATCTGAAGATCACCACGCGTTTTTATAGCCTGAAGAAGCCTTATCACAAGGGGTGTAATAGGAGCTCCCACATCGTCAGAAGCTACCGACAACGCTCTCTTCATGAATTACTGGTGTTCACTAGCATGATGACATTGGCGGGCAGTATTTCTACCAGGTTCTTGGTTTCAAGGCTGTCGAGTGCTATTTTCTCTTCTTCGGACAGGCTCAGATCTTCGATGAAGGCACCCGTTTTACAGGGTACTTTCCTGAGAATTCTCATCTCCGTACTCGTTGTGAGAGGCCTTCTTTCCTTGTTTGTTCATACCATTCTACGTTTAGTGCAGCAAATTCCTTCCTCCTCATGGTGATGGACTTTACACTAATGACAGTGATGGCTCTCGGGTTTTCACTTTGATCTTCGAGAACTAATCTACTTTTTCCTCTATTTGTTTCAATTCTGGAAGCACATCCTTATCTTTTTCGTGCCTCTTCCAGAGGCTTTCTATAACCGCGGACAATTTGACTTCATCTTCGGATATCCGGAAGGCAGGCGTTGTTCGGATGAAGTTTCCCTGTCTAGTCTACAAGCCCCTTCTCCAGAAGGGTGTTTCTTTTCAAAATCGCTCAATTTCCTCCCTTCGTAGGCTTTTACAACTGTGTCCAGAACAAATTCATCGAGGATCAGTCCATCTGTCACAACAAGACCCTTTTTGAGAGCGGCCTTGATCTGTTGTCCGAGTCCCGCGAGAGTGCGGATGTCGGATCTTGGAGCAGTGAGGGCGATCATCCTCATCACTTCAAGCTAGAAAAGTTCGTTTTTTCTACTGGAAGGTACTCGATTCACTGGGTCCTTCTACGATTTTTCTCAGGTACTCTGCTATCTATGAGTTCACCACGAGTTCTGGATGAGAAGCATTGTAGGCCTCATCGAGTACATGAGCATGTGAAGGGTTTCTTCCTTTGCGGATCCTCGCTTCTCCAGAGTCGCTGCTATCTCTCCTTTTACTCTGGACTGAGCAAGTTTCGAGTATCTAATCATGGAGATCACTTCAGAGCCGATCCATCTGAAGGAGTCGTCCCGTTCCTGTTATAACCATTTTCCTCCTTATCTATGGTGGGGCGGTGAGTTTTCCCTATAAATATTTATCTAAGCTCGATGAAAGCTGGAAAGGAGGGAAATCCGTTTGGACTGGTACTGACACCGACGTAAAAACCTGCTGGTTGAGGGCTTGAGAGGGAAGAAAGGTTCAAGAACGCTCCAGCCGTCAGATAGAATTTGAATCCCTTCGTGTACGTTTCCACGAAAATATGATCGTAAAGGGCGTTGATTTCCTGAGCATCGCCTGATAGTTCAAGAGATGTTATACCGATCGTGTTTCCGGTGTTTTTCACAAGAACAAGCCCGTCAAAGAGCTCTGCTCGATCTTCAAAGAGTGTCTGTGCCAGCGATATATCGTAGTTGAAAGTGTCCAGATCTGCCAGCTGAAGGTTAAATCTCACGGAGAGATTGCTCTCTCTTCCTAAGGCGATTTTCAGCTCGTTGAACGAATAAAGACTGTCCAGTGTGAAAAGCTGGCCGATATTTTCTGCGCTGAACGTTAAGAAGGTCTTCAGAGAAGCTGGAAAGTTGAAAACGTAAGTTCTGAGCTCAAGACCGGCTCCCACATTTTTCGACTTCGGTGTGGGAATGCTGTCCAGCAGGTTTGGAATGTTTGAGCCAATCGAGTCAAAGCTCAATCCCAGAACAAACTCTAGCCCAGAGGATGGAGAAAGCAGGAAACTTCCAATACGT
This genomic interval from Thermotoga sp. contains the following:
- a CDS encoding Glu/Leu/Phe/Val dehydrogenase, with the translated sequence MSEKSLYEMAVEQFNRAAKLMGLEPDLAEVLRRPKRVLIVEFPVRMDDGHIEVFTGYRVQHNIARGPAKGGIRYHPDTNLDEVKALAFWMTWKTAVMNLPFGGGKGGVRVDPKKLSRNELERLSRRYFSEIQIIIGPHNDIPAPDVNTNADVMAWYMDTYSMNVGYTALGVVTGKPVDLGGSKGREEATGRGVKVCTGLAMDAMGIDPKKATVAVQGFGNVGRFAALLIAQELGSKVVAVSDSKGGVYNPEGLDVEELIEYKLEEGTVATYPKGERISNEELLELDVDVLVPAALESAIHEGNAEKIKAKIVVEGANGPTTVEADEILEEKGVLVVPDILANAGGVTASYFEWVQDLQEFFWDLDQIRNALEKMMKEAFSDVMRTKNKYNTDMRTAAYILAIDRVAYATKKRGIYP
- a CDS encoding DUF505 family protein, whose protein sequence is MKRALSVASDDVGAPITPLVIRLLQAIKTRGDLQMREKRIRINPESWKAVEKELRVDPETFDDTVSLARISRFISENALTEAGVALFQAADELVKKEYPWIEV
- a CDS encoding EAL domain-containing protein, encoding MRKKGMKMTVDNVEKDFSSLNILTKLRPDIIKIDINLIRDIHKQRYS